The window TCCTGTCAGATGTATGGGCTCCGCTTTTATGTATAATCATGTCACAGTTCCACCTCAGGCATGTACAGGTGCACCTAAGAAGAGTAAACACCCTTTAAGGCAGTGCCCCCTCACACCAGTGAGGAAAAAAAGTCATCTGGCGGGCgggcggcgggggggggggggggggggagtatttcAAGCAGGCTCCCTTCCGAAATTTTCACAATTATATTaaattgccaatgtttaaatatgtctaaacgtacttaaacattgtagttatgttctgttactgttaaaaaaaaaaaaaaatgcaatcaaatacatgaagcCAAACATACTGCtcggtcaggcaggccttactaacctgtaaaagtatccacagtgagattattagaagtggggggaTGGGGGTTTTAAAGGCTATTtggagtcctttcccttttgaaaCATACTCACAGCTTGGATATAAGTGACAAAACATAATACTCAGgacccattacagagcggtttactgctgctcaaatTTTTcaccttaaaacaaagccctgttattaaCATATTACTTCCTTTGGCTAGAGACTGACCCCACCCCGGGCACCCACTGGGGATCACTTGAGGGAGACCCcgtccccagtttgaagacccctgcttgcAAAGGTCCACTTCATGTTTGATGGGCTGCCACCATATTGCACCACCCGCAATCCATTGCAAAGTGCACCGTGGAAACTGCTTCCATGTCTGTCTGACAGTGTGGTGCAGCCCCCTAAATAATCTGACTTGTAATGTAAACCTTTCTTTATTTTACAGGCTTTTCTGGCCCAAATCCAAGACGTTTGATTATTTATACCATAATGGGGAGATGATGTTGCAGAACTTTCCAGTGCAAGCCACCATCAACTTTTATGAAGAATCTGACTCTGAGGATGAAGACTGGgacgacgaggaagcagaggaggaagagacagaggaattGGCCATGGAAACAAAGTGCTCTACTCTGACAGGAGTTGCTCAGCAAACATCTACGTGCCACTCGTCTACAACATACAGATGCCTGAACTGAACTGAGTTGTGCAATTACTCTGACAGCTGAACAAATGTGATGGTTCCATAAAGAGGGCAGTAATTACCACACCTTACTCCACATGTGGGTGCCTGGCACTTGTGATATGGTTTCTGCCACTACATGTAAATGAGGGCAGGAGTGTCTAGTTTGCTAGCAACCAGAAAACATCCAGCTCAGAACAAGCCTGGAAAGGTGAACTAACCCTACACTGGCTGCCAATTTTAATCCCAGGCTTCCATTCATGGGCCAGTAGAGCCAAATGACTTTCTGTTATAGCACCCAAAGGCTTTTGTCAGTTTACAGATGTAGAATTGTGAATGAACACAATGTGACAAACACACGTCTCGTTTCCATCTTCCTAATGCCATATACGTTTATGTGCTTGAGTTTTTGATGGTCGATAGTGACAGCAAATGAAATGTACGCTCGTGTATTGTAGGTAAAACTTCGAATGAGAAGCAGCGATTTCTAATTCCCAAAGTGGGCTTAAATTGCAGATACAGGCCATGGGTTTAAGACCACAGTCTGTAGGATATAAAAGTCTTCCTTCAGAGCAGACAAAATGCAAGGGGGATGTGGGTGGGCTTCCTGTTCCCTTTGTAACAGCAGGTGAATTCATATTTTCCATATGCCACAACTATTAGTAGGAGTCCGGGCGAGGAAGTCTATTCTTTCCGAGTTCTTCTTCTGGCAAGTCTGGAATGCTGGTATTCCCAACCCCTGAGAACATGTATGTCTGCCAGGTGGCACGTACatttaatgcctccttgtaaatttCTCATGAATACATCTTATTGATATTTTGATGTTACCAGCAAGGCATGCACACGAGTGCCTGGGATGCAGAGTCCACTATTTGACGTCATGTATGTGATCTTTATTGTGTAGTGCCACTgaatgtacatattgtaaatagccATCTTAATTTATATCTCAGAATTTATGGAGACGTGTATATACTTCTGtacctacaaaatataattttaatctAATAAAAGATTTATGTTTATACATTTCTGTTAGCATATATTTATTACACTGAAATTATCAGATCTACTCAAACTGGTGAATGTACATGCCTAATATTTCCAACATCAGAGCTCTTGGCCATGTGCAGGGAAAACGTCTTAAAACGATGGTCACCTCCCACCCTCGTCCCTTCTTGAACCAAACAGCCCGCAAGGGGCATCGTAAACAACACCCCTGCTTTACCAGATACAGCAGGGTCGGGCTCTTTATGGGTATTTTTTATATGCAACTTGTAGGATAAAAGCTTATAATTATTGCTAAAATGAAGAAGGATAGGTTGAGAGAAGTGGAAGTAGGATGGGCCAGTGGATGTATtagtaagtgaaaggatggatgagtggatggatgaaagaagtgaaggatggctgagtacaatgATGGATGTGTAGGTgaaggggtgagtgagtgaaaggatggtgggtgagtgataggatgggtgagtgaaagtttGGATGAGTGGCTGAAAGGATGGGTAGATGAGGAGGTGATAGGATGGGTTTATGACTAGTGAAAGGACGGCTGGGTGACTGGGTGAGAGTATGGGTGTGCGAAAGGATAGCAAAGCAGATGGAAATCTGAGTGGGTGGATTAAATAACTGCAGAGAAGTGGAAATCTGGGATGGATGAACTGCAGAGtgaactggaatctgagagggctgGATAGATGGATGTttagtgaaaggatggcagagataATAGAAATCTGAGGATGGGTGGATGAAGGATGGAAGGatagcagagtaaatggaaatctgagaggatggatagGTGAGAGGATGGGTAGGTGGAAGGGTGGCAGTGTAATTGGCGACTTGAGGATGGATGgcaaagtaaatggaaatctgagaggacagatgatggatgaatggataagCAATAGAATCAAATGATGTATGAACGGCTTTACTGATGGGTGGATAAGTCAAATGATGGATGTGTACAGGGCTGAATGTATAGCTCAATGCAAGCACAGATATGGGTGTGTGTACAGATGGATTAATGGAATGGCCAATGGAcaaatggaatggtgaaagactgaatgatggatgaaataatTAACAAACGAGGACATGGATAGGATGTGTGTATGAAATGATAGCAaactaaatggaaatctgagagggttGATGAAAAGATTGAAGAGTAAGTGGAAACCAGggatggatgaatggcagagtaAATTGAAATCTCAGAGGCTGGATAGATggatgtttggatggatgtgtgaaagtatGGCAGAGTAAATAGAAATCTGAGGATGGGTGAATGATGGATGGATAGCAGAGTAAATGGAGATCTGAGAGGGTGGGTGGAAGGATGGAAAAGTAATTGGTAACTTAAGGATGGATGGCAAAGTAAATGGAAATCAGAGAGGACAGATTATGGATGGGCACAAGAGTAaactgatgtatgaaaggcattactGATAGGTGGATAAGTCAAATGATGGATGTATAGGTGGATGGATGTGTAGATGGATCCAATCATAGATATGAATGTCTGCACAGATGGATGAGTGGAGTGGacagatggaatggtgaaagattgaatgatggatgaaagcacAAATAGGTTGACAAGAAGTAAAGGTGAAATGGACATCAGCAGGTGGATGGTAGGGTGAAAGGATGGCTAGATTGATACTTGGATGGAAAttacaagggagctcttctgaggAGGTTTGGGCTCACATGCCTCGCTTGTTTGGTGCCATCAGAGCTTgtgttcaaagtgggggtattttaattttctggctattcCCCTGCCTCCGGCTACCTGTGCTGCTCCCATTGGCATAAGATGGTGTCTTCTCGGACATCTACACTCTTTactgacttcttctgcccctttgcAGAAACCCAGCCCTCTCACAGTTTCTGTAGCATAAGttcttattttcagtttttttgtttatttcgaaTGTTTTTTGTTAGGTGGGCATAGTATTTATTGCAGACACATTGTGGTTCTTGCAGTACTTAATTACAGTCACTAATGATCCtagttaaataaaaaatacaaaagaaagactTTACGTCCAACATTGATGGCAGCATTCTAGGCTGCCATCAATTCGTAAAGCTATTTGCAAACCTACAGGCTTATTTACAACACCTTTGAaccactggtgcgtcactttttccgatataaaaaaatgacacaccagcaatgcaagggtcttgtaaataagccccctaatTTAAATGTAGGTAGTGCAAATCAATGCATTTGCTAGGGCTAAGCCTCAATCCCGACAAACAGCTTTTTACCTTCTCAAATGGAATTAACAAATACGAAACTTCTATCAGTATGGTAGAATTACTGCATTTGTTAATTCAGTGTTTGGGTAGGACTTGTGGCATAAAAGTCCTACCTGAAAATGTATTAACCGAACACAAATGGGTGACAGTGATGTACATTATCACACTCATGATGAACAAACCCTATTTCGTTTGATATGGAAGACAGTATCACTATTCTAAAAAGCGTAGTTAAAGTGATGCTGGACCTTGCATGTTTCCCTGTCACCCAAGGTGAGGTACTAAGTACAGAGGTGTCCTCATTCCACATGCCAGAGATTGTATTCAATTCCTAGCATACCATGATTTTCAAAATGCAATTGTCATTTACAGTATCGATTTACACAATACGCACATTATGCTTAGGTTTCTATAAACATATGTAAGATTTACCGGATACAAAGAGTTTGTTTGTCTTTAAATTACATTGAAACACCAGGGAGACAAATATAGCAATGCCCGCACCTGTCACAAGCACTGACCAGGATTTTGGTTTGGCTTTATTATGGTGCACCCTGCACTCAAACAGGCTTACCACTCACAGGGGcaaagtcttttacctttggtGTATTACAGTTTGGAGGGAGAACCAAGAAAAAGTCTGCTAGCTCTGGCATGTAGGGCTGAGACTATGATGCTCACAGCACGTGCATTGTCTACTACAAAAACATTAAAGCAATAATAGTTTAGCCAGTGATAAACTGTGGAGGAAGTCTAACTGGGATCTAGCAGAAGTGCGCTGAAGTAAATTAAGTAATAAATGTGGCAGCTACATTTTGCACAATCTGAAGGCAATTTATATTATATTCATATAAGCCAAACAAGACCTCAGTCCTATAATCCAAATAGGGCGAAATAGCTGCCTGGATCACCACCCTTCTCCCTTCATCTAAGATGCTCAGGAGAATTTTCCTTCATCTCTTCAAAAGGGAGAAAGGTGTACCTGTGGGCTTGTTGACCTGTGAACAAAAGGAAAGAGCCACTTTGGGAGTAACACCAACATTTTTCTGGTCATAGTAGCAGGGGCTATGAGTAGCTAGAGAGTCAGCGAACATCAGACAGAGGTCCAGGTCTAAGAGGGATCCCTTGAACCAGCACCTCAGTTTTATCATCATTCAAAATCAAAGGTTATTGTTCATCAAAAATGCGACTGAAGAATGAGATTCTTGAAGGTTAGCGGAGAAAGTCAGAATTAGTATCACTTTTTTTGCATCAGGAATTGAGTATCAATAGTAAATTTAAAAAGTAAGGTTAAAAGAATAAATTAAAGTAACAATAGTTGTTAAGTAAAAGTTAAATCATTCTACAAATGCACAATAATACCTAATTATTCACAATCCAGCGTCTTTACTTTTGTAAAGAACAAGTACTTTAGTTCATACACAacaaaatactaagggggtcattccaaccctggcggtcggtgttaaagcggcggccaacccgccaacaggcaggcggtaaaaaaaatgggattctgaccctggcgggaaccgccaacacagaccgccactttaacactctgaccgccacggcgggacaaacaaacagcgcggcggtcaccgccaacaggcaggcggcagacaatgtaccgcccaccctatcacaactcaccaatccgccaccttttccggggcgggagccccgccgataaaaacacggcggaaacagactacgaacgggaaaac of the Pleurodeles waltl isolate 20211129_DDA chromosome 2_1, aPleWal1.hap1.20221129, whole genome shotgun sequence genome contains:
- the RIPPLY1 gene encoding protein ripply1 codes for the protein MEPVCAKLPVGAPRRPCTAYSHSTQEHRVSSALFWRPWLIAASDNASLRRKQQLCPYSRPSDRDCAQENKAMPLFTHPVRLFWPKSKTFDYLYHNGEMMLQNFPVQATINFYEESDSEDEDWDDEEAEEEETEELAMETKCSTLTGVAQQTSTCHSSTTYRCLN